From one Paenibacillus sp. FSL K6-1330 genomic stretch:
- the yycH gene encoding two-component system activity regulator YycH gives MKERLKTILLVVLVVGSLLQSYVLIFRFPGSDSVVQSKNAYIRTEEMGPEEKAENLLFPDKMIIHLGEDQHTVFYPNDTFYNLVYNRLKGRTFDNFQRRMVSNIDWAKVRSENRGIELSFDSGIPVTLLQRVMQIVPDSLFEGESINKIWLYSVEGEAKIHVMFFSTKGDVVYEAAQADLTVQDVDQLVDFGLSWTPYKMVNGRYYTPEKELNMVSIELPIGEYTVEQMQRSLFFDPSITRNIREKDGSEIYTDSKRSLQVDQGQKWVSYTDPAAPPSGESSPGKDVLSAIDFVNQHGGWNGTYRLAKAGESEDRTLVKFQQYYGGYPILNTPGFQYGVMELDLQQGTVTSYERSLLYLESAALKKQMVKLTGGEALEAKLKPYIEEKNMVMGLDPAYLPVLTGEGLLLKPVWALELQNGSVITLE, from the coding sequence GTGAAGGAACGATTAAAGACCATTCTGTTGGTTGTGTTGGTCGTTGGCAGTTTGCTGCAGAGTTACGTTTTGATTTTCCGCTTTCCAGGCAGTGATTCGGTTGTGCAATCTAAGAACGCCTATATCCGAACCGAGGAAATGGGCCCGGAGGAAAAGGCTGAGAATCTGCTCTTTCCCGACAAGATGATTATTCATCTGGGCGAAGACCAACATACGGTGTTCTATCCGAATGATACGTTCTACAATCTCGTATATAACCGGCTTAAAGGCCGAACCTTTGATAATTTCCAGCGACGGATGGTCAGTAACATCGATTGGGCCAAGGTTCGCTCCGAGAATCGGGGCATTGAGCTGAGCTTTGATTCCGGCATTCCGGTTACCCTGCTCCAGAGAGTGATGCAGATCGTTCCGGATTCCCTGTTTGAAGGGGAGAGCATCAATAAAATATGGCTGTACAGCGTGGAAGGCGAAGCGAAGATTCATGTGATGTTTTTCAGTACGAAGGGCGATGTCGTTTATGAAGCTGCGCAGGCGGATTTGACCGTCCAGGACGTGGATCAACTGGTGGACTTCGGGCTGAGCTGGACACCGTATAAGATGGTGAATGGCCGGTATTATACCCCGGAGAAGGAACTGAATATGGTCAGCATTGAACTGCCGATTGGCGAATATACGGTAGAGCAGATGCAGCGAAGTCTGTTCTTTGACCCTAGTATCACCCGCAACATCCGGGAAAAAGACGGGTCCGAGATTTATACGGACAGTAAACGGAGCCTGCAGGTAGATCAGGGGCAGAAATGGGTCAGTTATACCGATCCGGCTGCGCCGCCATCCGGTGAGAGCAGCCCCGGCAAGGACGTGCTGTCCGCCATCGATTTCGTGAATCAGCACGGGGGCTGGAATGGCACGTACAGGCTGGCTAAGGCGGGTGAATCCGAGGATCGGACGCTGGTCAAATTCCAGCAGTACTATGGCGGATACCCGATCCTGAATACACCAGGCTTTCAGTATGGCGTCATGGAATTGGATTTACAGCAGGGAACAGTCACCTCGTATGAGCGCTCGCTCTTATATCTTGAGTCTGCTGCCTTGAAGAAGCAGATGGTGAAGCTGACAGGGGGCGAGGCCTTGGAAGCGAAGCTGAAGCCTTATATCGAGGAGAAAAATATGGTTATGGGTCTGGATCCTGCTTATTTACCGGTGCTGACGGGAGAAGGGCTGCTGCTGAAGCCGGTATGGGCCTTAGAGCTCCAGAACGGGTCAGTTATCACACTCGAATAA
- a CDS encoding alpha/beta-type small acid-soluble spore protein, with product MARRSRRRRSPEMQQFMTNVMREEGYQVDPQRQQDVKYEVAKSLGVPLKPGDNRDLTTEQAGKVGGAIGGSMVREMVRMAQESLSKR from the coding sequence ATGGCTAGAAGATCAAGGCGGCGCCGGAGTCCCGAAATGCAGCAGTTCATGACCAACGTCATGCGGGAGGAAGGCTATCAAGTAGACCCGCAGAGACAGCAGGACGTCAAATATGAGGTCGCCAAGTCACTTGGTGTACCCCTTAAACCGGGCGACAACAGAGATTTGACCACCGAGCAGGCCGGTAAAGTCGGCGGTGCGATTGGCGGTTCCATGGTCCGGGAGATGGTTCGTATGGCGCAAGAGAGCCTCAGCAAGCGCTAG
- the walK gene encoding cell wall metabolism sensor histidine kinase WalK gives MKWLSFFRTIQAKVIIIYVLLILIAMQLIGVYFVSAMKNSLTSNFTKDLQERAELMSVLAAKTLGGENDTEEDPYESLRVMVNNLFNLNGAEIQVLDPTGRVLTTSLPSHADYVNTKNTQTVVSRALQGIQDNEEYIIDDDNIRKKVVAKPVMYNEKIVGAIYIVASMSELYSTMQRINNIFISGILLALGLTAVLGVILSHTITHPIKELTKHARAVADGRFTEKTPVFGSDEIGQLSQAFNYMTSRLREALSQNEEEKEKLASILTNMSDGVIATDEAGRVILMNRRAGEMLGVEGEELAGHDIVSLLGLEESESEALALSEGHDSKLLEIVPHEGSEPFMMRVTFTPIHRREIGITGTIAVLQDVTEQEKLEASRREFVANVSHELRTPLTTIKSYTEALEDGALEDKQMGPRFVGVIQNETGRMIRLVTDLLHLSRLDYKEAALHKEPTDIVEMLEDVEDRFSFQMKQKHIRTIIEVKPGVSTAMLDRDGIDQVLDNLISNALKYTPDGGTITMDASITEEGMLSLSVKDTGIGIPKKDLDRIFERFYRVDKARTRNLGGTGLGLSIAREIVRAHGGFITLHSELEKGTTVTFTLPLDYEGRALT, from the coding sequence ATGAAGTGGTTGTCCTTCTTCCGCACCATTCAGGCGAAGGTCATTATCATCTATGTCCTTCTCATTCTGATCGCGATGCAGCTGATCGGGGTGTATTTTGTTAGTGCGATGAAGAACTCGCTGACCAGCAACTTCACGAAGGATTTGCAGGAGCGCGCAGAGCTGATGTCGGTTCTGGCAGCCAAAACTCTTGGTGGCGAGAATGATACGGAGGAGGACCCGTATGAGAGCCTGCGTGTCATGGTGAACAATTTGTTCAATCTGAACGGAGCCGAGATCCAGGTGCTGGATCCCACCGGGCGGGTACTGACGACTTCGCTGCCCTCCCACGCTGATTATGTGAACACCAAGAACACGCAGACGGTTGTCAGCCGGGCCTTGCAGGGAATACAGGATAATGAAGAGTATATCATCGATGATGATAATATCCGCAAAAAAGTGGTGGCCAAGCCCGTCATGTACAACGAGAAAATCGTCGGTGCGATTTATATCGTAGCCAGCATGAGCGAGTTGTACAGCACGATGCAGCGGATCAACAATATTTTTATATCGGGCATTCTCTTGGCCCTTGGTTTGACGGCGGTGCTTGGCGTAATCCTGTCACATACGATTACCCATCCGATCAAGGAGCTGACCAAGCATGCCCGGGCGGTCGCGGATGGCCGGTTTACCGAGAAAACGCCAGTGTTCGGCAGCGATGAGATCGGCCAGCTCAGCCAGGCGTTCAACTATATGACCAGCCGTCTGCGCGAAGCCCTCTCGCAGAACGAAGAAGAGAAAGAGAAGCTTGCTTCGATTCTGACCAATATGAGCGACGGTGTTATCGCAACCGATGAAGCGGGACGCGTCATTCTAATGAACCGGCGCGCCGGAGAAATGCTGGGCGTGGAGGGGGAAGAGCTGGCAGGACACGATATCGTGTCCCTACTGGGTCTTGAGGAGTCCGAGTCGGAGGCGCTGGCGCTCAGCGAAGGTCATGATTCCAAACTGCTGGAGATTGTTCCGCACGAGGGCAGCGAACCGTTCATGATGCGTGTGACCTTTACTCCGATTCACCGGCGGGAGATTGGCATCACCGGTACGATTGCGGTGCTGCAAGACGTTACAGAGCAAGAAAAATTGGAAGCATCCCGGCGGGAGTTCGTGGCGAATGTATCCCATGAGCTGCGCACGCCGCTGACAACCATCAAGAGTTATACCGAGGCGCTCGAGGATGGGGCGCTGGAGGATAAACAGATGGGGCCGCGATTTGTCGGCGTCATTCAGAATGAGACCGGCCGGATGATCCGGCTGGTAACGGACCTGCTGCATCTGTCACGGCTTGATTACAAGGAGGCTGCGCTGCATAAGGAGCCAACGGACATTGTGGAGATGCTGGAGGACGTAGAGGACCGTTTCTCTTTCCAAATGAAGCAAAAGCATATCCGTACCATTATTGAGGTGAAACCGGGCGTATCGACAGCTATGCTGGACCGGGATGGCATTGATCAGGTTCTCGACAACCTGATATCTAATGCTCTTAAATATACGCCAGACGGAGGCACAATCACCATGGATGCAAGCATTACGGAGGAAGGCATGCTGTCCTTATCGGTAAAGGATACCGGGATCGGCATTCCGAAGAAGGATCTTGATCGGATCTTCGAGCGCTTCTACCGGGTAGATAAGGCCCGGACTCGCAATTTAGGCGGAACGGGGCTCGGTCTATCCATTGCCCGGGAAATTGTCAGGGCACATGGAGGTTTTATTACGCTTCATTCCGAGCTGGAGAAAGGCACCACGGTGACCTTCACCTTGCCCCTGGATTATGAGGGGAGGGCGTTAACGTGA
- a CDS encoding MBL fold metallo-hydrolase — MGISFSVLSSGSTGNATIVRNEDTTLLIDAGLSAKRIDELLKEREMMGEEIDGILVTHEHSDHIRGLGAVARKYNLPIYANEKTWEAMSKSLGKIAEENRIVLESHEVKDFGTLRVEPFEISHDAAAPVGYCFYDGEEKLGVATDLGYVSDKVKKALDGSDVLVLEANHDIEMLRMGRYPWNTKRRILGDMGHLSNNSAGDALSELLTGDTKRTYLAHLSLDHNMMELARMTVRDTMEDRGCFFKDSEFKLCDTYYDRPTPWDKVGE; from the coding sequence ATGGGGATTTCATTTTCCGTGCTGTCGAGCGGCTCAACGGGCAATGCGACCATTGTCCGCAATGAGGATACGACACTGCTGATTGATGCGGGCTTAAGTGCAAAGCGCATTGATGAGCTGTTGAAGGAACGCGAAATGATGGGAGAAGAAATCGACGGGATCCTGGTCACGCATGAGCATTCGGATCATATCCGTGGGCTTGGCGCAGTGGCACGCAAATACAATCTGCCGATCTATGCGAATGAGAAGACGTGGGAAGCGATGAGCAAGTCGCTGGGCAAGATTGCGGAAGAGAACCGGATTGTGCTGGAGAGTCATGAGGTCAAGGATTTTGGCACGCTTCGGGTGGAGCCGTTTGAAATATCCCATGACGCTGCGGCACCGGTCGGTTATTGCTTCTATGACGGCGAGGAGAAGCTGGGCGTCGCTACGGACCTCGGTTATGTCAGTGATAAGGTGAAGAAAGCGCTGGATGGATCGGATGTCCTGGTCCTGGAAGCCAATCACGATATTGAGATGCTCCGGATGGGACGCTATCCGTGGAATACCAAACGCCGGATTCTCGGCGACATGGGGCATTTATCGAATAATTCGGCAGGCGATGCCTTAAGCGAGCTGCTGACGGGAGATACCAAACGTACATATCTTGCTCATCTCAGTCTCGATCATAACATGATGGAGCTGGCGAGAATGACCGTACGCGATACGATGGAGGACCGCGGCTGCTTCTTTAAGGATAGCGAGTTTAAATTGTGCGATACGTATTATGACCGTCCGACCCCTTGGGATAAGGTGGGAGAATAG
- the yycI gene encoding two-component system regulatory protein YycI, producing the protein MDWGRAKNVLIYAFLLLNLVLGYQLWMDYREQVGSNLDFTSLSDSTQQVMEENGIQLLSPIPTETPQLPKINYIYSAEAQGGPVGLEQPVDTKLIYADEKELRNALEGKIADLGNYRHDEPSDKENVFVFRPLVQKEWPLFNVELEFIHESQKIHAFRVPVFEILPSSDMVEQKVLPASKALETLIERNFIPPDSAVRDIQLGYYGQLFNTEDQLAAPTWRFTLDHGEMIYVQGISGDVLTPKSDTTKE; encoded by the coding sequence ATGGATTGGGGCCGTGCAAAAAATGTATTGATTTACGCGTTTTTGCTGCTGAATCTGGTGCTGGGCTATCAGCTCTGGATGGATTACCGCGAGCAGGTAGGCTCCAATCTGGATTTTACCTCGCTTTCCGACAGTACCCAACAGGTGATGGAGGAGAATGGGATTCAATTGCTGAGCCCGATTCCAACAGAAACGCCGCAGCTGCCCAAGATTAATTATATCTACAGCGCGGAAGCCCAGGGAGGGCCGGTAGGGCTGGAGCAGCCGGTGGATACCAAGCTGATTTATGCCGATGAGAAGGAATTGCGGAATGCGCTGGAAGGCAAGATCGCGGATCTTGGGAACTATCGCCATGATGAGCCATCGGATAAGGAGAACGTCTTCGTATTCCGACCGTTGGTGCAGAAGGAATGGCCCCTGTTTAATGTGGAATTGGAGTTCATCCATGAATCCCAGAAGATCCATGCGTTTCGCGTACCCGTGTTTGAGATTCTGCCAAGCAGCGATATGGTGGAGCAGAAGGTTCTGCCCGCATCGAAGGCATTGGAGACACTTATTGAACGTAATTTCATCCCGCCTGATTCGGCGGTAAGGGACATTCAGCTTGGCTATTATGGACAGTTGTTTAATACGGAGGATCAGTTAGCAGCACCAACCTGGCGGTTTACATTGGATCATGGCGAGATGATCTATGTACAAGGCATCAGCGGGGACGTGCTGACGCCAAAAAGCGATACGACAAAGGAGTAA
- a CDS encoding sugar ABC transporter substrate-binding protein, whose product MLVALLMVSLLLSACSGSGTGSSTGGSGEKSGSKTLTIMAETSSHADAFKSIIPDFEKKYGVKVNVVELPYDQYQQQLKLKFVSEQVDFDLAYIPIGWVPEFQLANYIVPIATEQAKLDELELDDFPGIDNAYFGADKQLYFLPYMNETHGILYRTDLFEDAAEKKAFQEKYGYELQPPQTMQQYKDIAAFFNRPDENLYGVTLMGENSILSGFAFYNRLFNYGGDLYDDNYKQQFNNEAGIKALKDFKELFQYASPAARQYGWSDASSEFLQGRSAMAEMATTVAQMAQDPNQSTIAGKVGFTAIPANDDNTSDIKRFYLPYGFVMTKHSDNQEAAFQWMEFATSQEMMEKAAPVGNIPARTSALTGSLASEYSFYEPHADIMNSFRLETLPLIPEGSTITGEILPNAVVKYLFGERAAEDALKEAETEFNELMKSRGY is encoded by the coding sequence ATGTTAGTGGCATTACTCATGGTTTCACTATTGCTCTCCGCATGTTCCGGGTCTGGAACTGGAAGCAGTACGGGTGGATCGGGGGAGAAATCAGGTTCGAAGACCCTGACGATTATGGCGGAAACCAGTTCCCATGCGGATGCGTTCAAGAGCATCATCCCTGACTTCGAGAAAAAGTACGGCGTGAAAGTGAATGTCGTGGAACTTCCTTACGACCAGTATCAACAACAGCTTAAATTAAAATTTGTATCCGAACAGGTCGATTTCGATTTGGCGTACATCCCGATCGGCTGGGTGCCTGAATTCCAACTGGCGAACTATATCGTTCCGATTGCCACGGAGCAGGCCAAACTGGACGAGCTGGAATTGGATGATTTTCCGGGAATCGACAATGCTTATTTCGGTGCGGACAAACAGCTGTATTTCCTTCCTTATATGAATGAAACGCACGGTATTCTGTATCGGACCGACCTGTTTGAAGATGCAGCCGAGAAGAAAGCGTTTCAGGAGAAGTATGGCTATGAGCTTCAGCCGCCGCAGACGATGCAGCAGTACAAGGATATCGCGGCATTCTTCAACCGTCCGGACGAGAACCTGTACGGTGTGACTCTGATGGGCGAGAATAGCATTCTGTCCGGTTTTGCGTTCTATAACCGTCTGTTTAACTACGGCGGCGACTTATACGACGACAATTATAAACAGCAATTTAACAATGAAGCGGGTATCAAAGCGCTGAAAGACTTCAAGGAATTGTTCCAGTATGCTTCTCCTGCGGCCAGACAGTATGGTTGGTCGGATGCTTCCTCCGAGTTCCTGCAAGGACGCAGCGCGATGGCGGAGATGGCCACTACGGTAGCGCAAATGGCGCAGGATCCGAATCAGTCCACTATTGCCGGTAAGGTTGGCTTCACTGCAATTCCGGCAAATGACGACAACACCAGCGACATTAAACGCTTCTATCTGCCATACGGCTTTGTCATGACCAAGCATTCCGACAATCAGGAAGCCGCTTTCCAATGGATGGAGTTCGCAACCAGCCAGGAAATGATGGAGAAAGCGGCGCCGGTAGGAAACATTCCTGCCCGTACTTCGGCACTTACTGGAAGTTTGGCTTCGGAATACAGCTTCTATGAGCCGCATGCGGACATCATGAATTCCTTCCGCTTGGAGACGTTGCCGCTCATTCCGGAAGGTTCGACGATTACAGGCGAAATTCTGCCGAATGCCGTCGTGAAATATTTGTTCGGCGAACGAGCTGCCGAGGATGCCCTGAAAGAGGCGGAAACCGAATTCAATGAATTGATGAAATCGCGAGGATACTAA
- a CDS encoding AraC family transcriptional regulator, whose amino-acid sequence MNRLLFLFHTHHKKDTYIQLHQHKCYELVYYFGGSGNTRIGTTNFTFKPHTFALVSPHTLHDEKHTSDSELLFIGFLCEQEEVIRNLNKVIEDDDKHTIQQLILRMEYEFTSQQEGYYEMLNLLVSELTTQIQRLVGLNKHLQPVEGRLKYAINYMDEHFQQKISGESLASMSGYSYERFRHLFKETTGVSPQHYLLRKRLDHAKSLLLHTEMTISQVANDSGFVKDSQFCAVFKRETGVTPMTFRKQPSL is encoded by the coding sequence ATGAACCGGTTGCTGTTTCTTTTCCATACTCACCATAAAAAAGACACCTACATTCAGCTGCATCAGCATAAATGCTATGAACTTGTTTATTACTTTGGCGGAAGCGGAAATACGCGGATCGGAACGACCAATTTCACCTTCAAACCGCATACCTTCGCCCTCGTCTCTCCGCATACCCTGCACGATGAGAAGCATACCTCCGATTCGGAGCTGCTCTTTATCGGCTTTCTCTGCGAACAGGAAGAGGTCATCCGCAATTTGAACAAAGTCATTGAGGATGACGATAAACATACGATCCAGCAGCTGATTCTGAGGATGGAATATGAGTTTACCTCCCAGCAGGAGGGATATTATGAGATGCTCAATCTGCTCGTCAGCGAGTTGACCACGCAAATTCAGCGTCTGGTAGGTCTGAACAAGCATCTCCAGCCGGTTGAAGGACGGCTTAAATACGCCATCAATTATATGGACGAGCATTTTCAGCAAAAAATTTCCGGCGAATCATTGGCCAGCATGTCCGGGTACAGTTACGAGCGCTTCCGCCATCTGTTTAAGGAAACAACCGGCGTCTCTCCCCAGCACTATTTGCTGCGCAAACGGCTGGATCATGCCAAGTCCCTGCTGCTGCACACGGAAATGACCATCTCGCAAGTGGCTAACGATTCGGGATTCGTCAAGGACTCCCAGTTCTGTGCTGTATTTAAGCGGGAAACCGGGGTTACCCCGATGACCTTCCGTAAACAACCCAGCCTCTAA
- a CDS encoding sugar ABC transporter permease, translating to MPSQPRERLWFVLPGILIIVLVLLIPILAALGLSFFSYPLQRPDLGIQFIGLDNFKRLLADTTFMNSLWRSVQFTVGAVAAEMIVGTMLALLLKGHVWGKSFFKVAFMVPMMMVPVVVGVAWRLFLLPEFTPLGPIFKFLHIPFDTSKLLTDPGWAMFSVILADVWQWSPFVMIMVLANLQGIPDDVYEAAQMDGASRWKTFWSMTLPLVAPALLSVAVLRAMDAVRTFDLVYILTSGGPGTATELVSVYNYKIAFSRYDMGYASAVSTAVMILLAVVIFGALYMLSRGGKKR from the coding sequence ATGCCATCTCAACCACGTGAAAGACTATGGTTCGTTTTGCCGGGCATTCTGATCATCGTTCTGGTTCTGCTGATTCCGATTCTGGCAGCACTGGGACTCAGTTTTTTCTCCTACCCGCTACAGCGACCGGATTTGGGCATCCAATTTATTGGACTCGATAATTTCAAAAGGCTTCTGGCGGACACCACCTTCATGAATTCATTATGGAGAAGTGTCCAGTTCACGGTAGGTGCCGTTGCCGCGGAAATGATCGTGGGAACGATGCTGGCCCTGCTGCTGAAGGGTCATGTGTGGGGGAAGTCATTCTTCAAAGTTGCCTTTATGGTCCCTATGATGATGGTTCCGGTTGTTGTCGGGGTAGCCTGGAGGCTGTTCCTGCTTCCGGAATTTACGCCGCTAGGACCCATCTTTAAATTTCTGCATATTCCCTTCGATACATCGAAGCTGCTGACCGATCCGGGCTGGGCGATGTTCTCTGTCATTCTGGCGGACGTGTGGCAGTGGAGTCCGTTTGTCATGATTATGGTACTCGCTAACCTTCAAGGGATCCCGGACGATGTGTACGAGGCCGCCCAGATGGACGGGGCTTCCAGATGGAAGACCTTCTGGTCGATGACCTTGCCATTGGTTGCCCCGGCTTTGCTGTCTGTAGCCGTGCTGCGGGCGATGGACGCCGTCCGGACCTTCGACTTGGTCTACATTCTAACCAGTGGCGGACCGGGCACGGCAACCGAGCTGGTGTCTGTATACAACTATAAAATCGCATTTAGCCGCTATGACATGGGATATGCGTCGGCTGTCTCCACTGCCGTGATGATACTGCTGGCCGTGGTCATATTCGGCGCGCTTTATATGCTTAGCCGGGGAGGGAAGAAGCGATGA